The sequence below is a genomic window from Providencia rettgeri.
GTCCCCGCCACAGCTAGTACCCAACGTTCAGGTAACACGTGGTCATGAAGCCACTGTGGGCCAGATGTATACGGTAAGCCTCTTTCTAGAACAGCTTCGACACAAGGGTTACCACGCGTCATTGCATTACCAATCACGACCATATCCGGTATTGGGTCAAGTTGAGCCGGATCATACCCCTGAATGAGTTCAATCCCTTGATTTTCAAGTAATGTGCTCATCGGTGGATACACATTGGCATCCGAACCCGTCACTTTATGTCCTAAAGAACGAGCCAATATTGCTAAGCTTCCCATAAAGGTGCCGCATATACCTAAAATATGTATGTGCATTCTTTTTCATCCAATTAGCATGAGGTTGGTCACTATTCTACCCATCAAAAACAGGTTTATAAATGCATTAACCTATTAATCTTTTTTTTATTTAGTTAAACTCTTCCCGCGCGAGGGTAAATGCCCCGCAAAACCTCTGTCAATTTTATTCAGGACCTTCGTCATGAAAACATTAGGCGAATTCATCGTCGAAAAGCAACAAGATTTTCCTCATGCAACAGGTGAGCTGACTTCTTTATTATCAGCTATCAAACTGGGCGCTAAAATTATCCATCGTGATATTAATAAAGCTGGACTTGTCGATATTCTTGGCACTAACGGTGTTTCGAATATTCAAGGTGAAGTTCAGATGAAGCTTGACCTGTATGCAAACGAAAAACTAAAAGCGGCTTTAAAAGCACGCGGAGAAGTCGCCGGTATCGCCTCTGAAGAAGAAGACGAAATTGTCATTTTCGAAGGAGACCGCGCAGAAAACGCAAAATATGTTGTTTTAATGGACCCACTTGATGGTTCTTCGAACATCGATGTAAACGTTTCCGTTGGAACAATTTTCTCCATTTACCATCGTATTACACCGATTGGCCAACCGGTTACAGAAGCGGATTTCCTGCAACCTGGTAACCGCCAAGTGGCTGCGGGCTACGTGGTTTACGGTTCATCAACGATGTTAGTTTACACCACGGGTGTTGGTGTACACGCGTTTACTTACGACCCATCATTGGGCGTGTTCTGCTTGTCTCATGAAAAAGTGATGTTCCCATCAGAAGGAAAAATGTACTCCATCAATGAAGGCAACTATATCAAGTTCCCGATGGGTGTTAAAAAGTACATTAAATATTGCCAAGAAGAAGATAAAGCAACAAATCGCCCGTATACCACACGTTATATCGGTTCTTTGGTTGCAGACTTCCATCGTAACTTGCTCAAAGGGGGAATTTATATTTACCCAAGTACGGCAAGCCATCCCAATGGAAAACTGCGCCTTCTGTACGAATGTAACCCAATTGCATTTTTAGCAGAGCAAGCCGGTGGTAAAGCCAGTGATGGAGCAAACCGCATTTTAGATATCATACCTAGCGAATTACACCAACGTGCGCCGTTCTTTGTCGGAACAGAGTCGATGGTAGAAAAAGCAGAATCATTTATGCGTGAATTCCCTGACACGGAATAATCTAATTCATTAATTATAAGGCGGGGCTTCCCGCCTTTTTTGTTCCTTTTTTTCACCAACTAGTGAGTTTTGCCCCCTTTTACGGCTATAATGTCCCTCACGCTATCTACTCTATTATTTAATTTGCCTAAAAACGGTAACACATTAAAATGAGTAAATTCATTATTCACACAAAGGATACATTTAAATGGGCCTGAACAATGTACCGGCAGGTAAAGATCTGCCAGAAGATATCTATGTTATCATCGAGATCCCAGCGAACGCAGATCCTATCAAATATGAAGTTGATAAAGACTCTGGTGCGCTGTTTGTAGACCGTTTCATGTCAACCGCGATGTTCTATCCATGCAACTATGGTTACATCAACAACACCCTGTCTTTAGATGGCGACCCAGTTGATGTATTAGTTCCAACTCCATACCCATTACAACCAGGCTCAGTCATCCGTTGCCGCCCTGTTGGCGTCCTAAAAATGACTGACGAGTCTGGTGAAGATGCAAAATTAGTGGCTGTTCCGCACACTAAATTAAGCAAAGAATACGATCACATCAAAGATGTGAACGACCTGCCAGAATTACTGCGTGCTCAAATTACTCATTTCTTTGAACATTACAAAGATTTAGAAAAAGGTAAATGGGTTAAAGTTGACGGTTGGGAAGATGCAGCATCTGCAAAAGCAGAGATCATCGAATCTTTCGAACGCGCTGCAAAAAAATAATCACCCTTTAAGGGCATAATGAAAGCACTGGTTAATATCAGTGCTTTTTTATGGGCTCTAATAGGTTGATTAGGCCATAAAGTAAAAACGCCAGCTATTATTGCTGGCGTTTTATATTTTACAACTCGATAGCGAGTCTTAAACCGTTATACTTCTTCATCACGTTTCAACCAGTCGCCACTCTTTATTTGGCGTAGACCATCAACGGAATGTTTATATAGATAAATCCAAGCGTTGCCATACGGCGTTGGGATGAGCTCCCTCACATAGTCTTGAGAATTTTTCTTTAACTCATCTAACTCTGTCAAAATGGACGGGTTGATTCGATACACTTCGCACTCTATCGCCCCATCCCCTTTGACAACTGCTGGATAATATCCAAGATCATACAGTTCATAGCCTTCTAGCTTATGTTCACCGAGTAGCTGAGCATAAGTCATCCAGTGATGATTTCCTTGCTTTTGTCTTAAGCTGCCATAAACAATTACACGCATAATCTAAAACTCAAATTGGTAAAGGAGATCCAATGCCTGATTAACACCAGACACAGCTTCTAAATACAGTTTTGGCATCAACCGATAACGTAAAGTTAACGTCGCCAATGAGTCAAAGATACCAACTCCATACTTCACTTGTAAATCATTAGTGATCTTACCGCTTACAACGACTTGAGAACCATCCCCCACACCTTGGGTATCGACGGCTAAATCAGAGACTCCAAATGTCTCACCAATTTTACCCACGAGTTGCCCACTTTGTGCTACACCTAAGCCTATTAACATAGATGTCATTTGTGAACCATTTGCGTCCCCACTGTCTAAGCCCTCTCCTCTTAATAAGTAAGACAGCGCTTCTTGCTGTGTTTTCGCCGGTTCAGAGAATATCTCTACTTTTGGTTTATCCGCAAGGCCTGTGACCTTCACCCCGGCAATCACGTTATCTGCGGTATTGTCTGGGTTACGAATCGCTTCTAAGTTTAAGAATGGTTGGTCTGCAGGGCCCGAGAACTGAATTTGGCCTTTACGGACAATCAAATCTTGCCCATAAGCACGGAAACGGCCAGCCGGAATATCTACTTGACCATTAATGTGCAAGCCATGGATATTCTGAACCACTTTCAATAAACCGGTTAGGCGTGCTTTTAAGCCAAATGCGTCTAATTGCACATCGTTGCCAATTTTAATATCCAAATTGGTCTGAATAGGAATGGATGGCGCTTTTTCCTCAATTGGCTGTAAATTGCTATCTAACATCACCACATCTGAAGACGCGCTTACCGCCGACTCAGGGAGTTCTTGAACAGTAATTCGAGCCCATGGAATATTGACGGTACCCTTTAACGTGAGTACCGAAGGTGATGCATCAAATACAATATCCGGTTGAACATCAATTTGGATCATCGGCGGTAAAGAAACGCGGAGGTTATTACCTCTCGCCATGACTTTTGCGCGCCATGCATCAATATTTCGCCAGTCCGCATCACCATCAATGTTCAGATAGCCCTCTGGCGTGTTTATCTGACCATTCATTACTGAGCTTGTGCCGTTGAAATTAATGCCTAAATGACCACTTTTGATATCAAACGGGATCATTGCCGATCTCACTTCTAAACTCGATAGCGCTAAATTACCATTTAATAATGGGTTATTTGCTGACCCACTTAAACGTAAATTCGCATTTAAGCTACCATTCGCCACCTCTTTCTGGCTTAGCAACGGCTTGATTAAATCTAATGTAACCGAATTAATTTCAACATTACCCGACAACAAACGACGTTTCTCAATATCAGACACTTGGATATTGCCGCGCATTTGCCCATTATTCGTTAGCCCAAACAGCCAGTTAAGGTCTGCCTTGCCATTTTTTAAGCCCGCACTTAACGTTAAGGTATCAAAAGCAATAGGTAAACGAGTACCATCCACAAACTGAACCGCTTTGACATCATTTCCTCGCAAGTCCAGCTTCACTTGTGGCATGCTACCATCTGCTTTCCAAATGGCATTAGCTTTACCCGTAAATACGCCACTGACTCGAGTATCTTGTGGCATAAATGGTTTGATCATGGCGAGATCAAAACGTTCTAGCACGATATCCGCGCTACCACTTTTACCGGCTTTAATCGGTTTTGGTACACACAAACGGGCATTCGGGTTAACCCAACAATGTCTGCCAATGGTCACTTCTTGTGTTTGGTTGGCATAATCGAGTGACATCGCTTGGTTTAAGCGCCATTCACCCACCACCGTATCAAATAAGGTGTTGGTTAAATTCCCTTTCCACACTTCAGTCTGCCGGTCAAAACTGCCTGCTAATGCTAATTGACCCGAAACTGGCTCACCCTTCATATTCAATTTTAACGTATGCTGTTTTTCACTGCCTTTCGCATCTAAAGTCAGGTTACTGACGACAAGGTCACCTTGTTTTAACTGACGCAAAACAACAGATAGGTTCCCTTTAATTTGTTCGCCTGTTGCCACATTTCCTTTGATAACAACATTTTCGATAGCGAGGTCATCCTGCCACTTCACGCCGCGTGCAGTGAGGTCAACAAGCGCTTCTGGCGTCTCTAAATTACCCCGTAATTTCATATCACCGGCAATCACGCCACCTAAGCCAGGCAGCAAACCATTCAGTTCAGGGGCATTAATTTTGGCATCAAGGTTCCATTTATCAGCAAGGGAGCCTTTTATATCGACATTATTTTTACCCAGTGCCAAATTAAAGTTTGGAATATCCCATTGGCCTGCTGCGTTACCTTTGGCTTTGCCGCGCGCTTTCAAGAGATTATTTTTGACATTACCATCCAAAATAATTTCAGGGATATCTAACTGCCAGCTACCACCGTATAAACTTCCACGAGTGGCAATCTTGCCATCCACTTTAGCAGGCCATTCAGGGTACTGTTTAGCCGTATTAATACCCGACAAGGTCAATACCGCATTCCAACTAATCGCCTTACTCCAGTCCGCTACACCTGTAATATCTGCATTACCCTGTAA
It includes:
- the fbp gene encoding class 1 fructose-bisphosphatase — translated: MKTLGEFIVEKQQDFPHATGELTSLLSAIKLGAKIIHRDINKAGLVDILGTNGVSNIQGEVQMKLDLYANEKLKAALKARGEVAGIASEEEDEIVIFEGDRAENAKYVVLMDPLDGSSNIDVNVSVGTIFSIYHRITPIGQPVTEADFLQPGNRQVAAGYVVYGSSTMLVYTTGVGVHAFTYDPSLGVFCLSHEKVMFPSEGKMYSINEGNYIKFPMGVKKYIKYCQEEDKATNRPYTTRYIGSLVADFHRNLLKGGIYIYPSTASHPNGKLRLLYECNPIAFLAEQAGGKASDGANRILDIIPSELHQRAPFFVGTESMVEKAESFMREFPDTE
- the ppa gene encoding inorganic diphosphatase, which codes for MGLNNVPAGKDLPEDIYVIIEIPANADPIKYEVDKDSGALFVDRFMSTAMFYPCNYGYINNTLSLDGDPVDVLVPTPYPLQPGSVIRCRPVGVLKMTDESGEDAKLVAVPHTKLSKEYDHIKDVNDLPELLRAQITHFFEHYKDLEKGKWVKVDGWEDAASAKAEIIESFERAAKK
- a CDS encoding gamma-glutamylcyclotransferase family protein, which translates into the protein MRVIVYGSLRQKQGNHHWMTYAQLLGEHKLEGYELYDLGYYPAVVKGDGAIECEVYRINPSILTELDELKKNSQDYVRELIPTPYGNAWIYLYKHSVDGLRQIKSGDWLKRDEEV
- the tamB gene encoding autotransporter assembly complex protein TamB, which translates into the protein MRWLKWLKWTSLSILLILVLVVAALSWVIGTQSGLHFALNTATRFVPELTIDKIDGDISNLTLSGVKYQMPGVDVNAGKLNLAVRLGCLTSRELCVDNLGTENVTVTVDTTQFPPAEETPPSEPLTELKAPLTIRLNQLALVSTHVNVDGMDIDLAKFTTGITWEGKAITIIPTDIMDLAINLPETKSDAVVEEKQPEPTPVNEQKSLADELKALFSKPLLAELPEVILPVDLNVDGINASNFQLTGATELKINQLHLSLSNEGQQVLVKQLKVDAPQGNIALSGTATLQDKWPVSLSVVGESRLEDLDGQKIDLSLKGGLVDELKLALNLHGPINAKLDAETDLSQADLPILLTLESDKLTWPLVGEAQYQLDGTRLRLNGRPSAYDMSVRSAITGQDLPPSTLLLDAKGNEEQINLTRLRLAALQGNADITGVADWSKAISWNAVLTLSGINTAKQYPEWPAKVDGKIATRGSLYGGSWQLDIPEIILDGNVKNNLLKARGKAKGNAAGQWDIPNFNLALGKNNVDIKGSLADKWNLDAKINAPELNGLLPGLGGVIAGDMKLRGNLETPEALVDLTARGVKWQDDLAIENVVIKGNVATGEQIKGNLSVVLRQLKQGDLVVSNLTLDAKGSEKQHTLKLNMKGEPVSGQLALAGSFDRQTEVWKGNLTNTLFDTVVGEWRLNQAMSLDYANQTQEVTIGRHCWVNPNARLCVPKPIKAGKSGSADIVLERFDLAMIKPFMPQDTRVSGVFTGKANAIWKADGSMPQVKLDLRGNDVKAVQFVDGTRLPIAFDTLTLSAGLKNGKADLNWLFGLTNNGQMRGNIQVSDIEKRRLLSGNVEINSVTLDLIKPLLSQKEVANGSLNANLRLSGSANNPLLNGNLALSSLEVRSAMIPFDIKSGHLGINFNGTSSVMNGQINTPEGYLNIDGDADWRNIDAWRAKVMARGNNLRVSLPPMIQIDVQPDIVFDASPSVLTLKGTVNIPWARITVQELPESAVSASSDVVMLDSNLQPIEEKAPSIPIQTNLDIKIGNDVQLDAFGLKARLTGLLKVVQNIHGLHINGQVDIPAGRFRAYGQDLIVRKGQIQFSGPADQPFLNLEAIRNPDNTADNVIAGVKVTGLADKPKVEIFSEPAKTQQEALSYLLRGEGLDSGDANGSQMTSMLIGLGVAQSGQLVGKIGETFGVSDLAVDTQGVGDGSQVVVSGKITNDLQVKYGVGIFDSLATLTLRYRLMPKLYLEAVSGVNQALDLLYQFEF